In Mytilus edulis chromosome 6, xbMytEdul2.2, whole genome shotgun sequence, the following proteins share a genomic window:
- the LOC139529091 gene encoding uncharacterized protein, producing the protein MEIKRIFSICICFSSIYGVLSVDCTGRKDGVYERGCKAFTKCVNETAEIVNCKNKTRFNPDTNECEYEFHVPPPCGTYRECVHLGDGNYPDIEHMCTSFYTCLGGIFLGHTPCAPGLVFNQGLQVCDWPFNVTKPCGILEV; encoded by the exons ATGGAAATTAAACGTATTTTCAGCATCTGTATATGTTTTTCATCCATATATG gcGTATTGAGTGTTGATTGTACAGGTAGAAAGGATGGTGTTTATGAAAGAGGATGTAAAGCATTCACCAaatgtgtcaatgaaacagcagAAATTGTCAACTGCAAAaacaaaaccagatttaatcctgACACAAATGAATGTGAATA TGAATTTCATGTACCACCACCATGCGGAACATACAGGGAATGTGTTCATCTAGGAGATGGAAATTACCCGGATATAGAACATATGTGCACCTCTTTTTACACATGTCTAGGAGGAATATTTCTAGGTCACACACCCTGTGCACCAG GACTGGTTTTTAACCAAGGGCTCCAGGTCTGTGACTGGCCTTTTAATGTTACAAAGCCATGCGGAATATTGGAAGTATGA